In Sphingomicrobium sediminis, the genomic window CTACTCGGCATTCCGCGTCGCCAAGGTGGCCGTCTAGTCTAGCCGACCCAACTATGCGGGTTCGAGACTACTCCCACTCGATCGTGCCGGGGGGCTTGCTCGTATAATCGTAGACGACGCGGTTGATGCCCTGCACCTCGTTGATGATGCGGGTCGCGACATTCTGCAGGAACTGGCTTTCGAAGGGATAGACGTCCGCCGTCATGCCATCGACGCTGGTGACGGCACGCAGGCCACAGACCGAGTCATAGGTCCGCGCATCGCCCATCACGCCGACGGTGCGCACCGGCAGCAGCACAGCAAAAGCCTGCCAGATCGCGTCATAGAGGCCCGCCTTGCGGATCTCGTCCAAATAGATCGCGTCAGCCTTGCGCAGGATGTCGCAGCGTTCCTTGGTCACTTCGCCCGGAATGCGGATGGCAAGGCCCGGTCCCGGGAAGGGATGGCGACCGACGAACGCGTCAGGCAGGCCAAGCTCGCGGCCCAGTTCGCGCACTTCGTCCTTGAAGAGTTCGCGCAACGGTTCGACCAGCTTCATGTTCATGCGCTCGGGCAGGCCGCCGACATTGTGGTGCGACTTGATCGTCACCGACGGGCCGCCGGTGAAGCTGACGCTTTCGATCACGTCGGGATAGAGCGTGCCCTGCGCCAGGAAGTCCGCGCCGCCGATTGCCTTGGCTTCCTTCTCGAAGATATCAATGAAGGCGCCGCCGATGAACTTGCGCTTCTTCTCGGGGTCGGTGACGCCCTCGAGCCCGCCGAGAAACTGCTCTTCGGCATCCACATGGACGAGCGGGATATTATAGTGGCCGCGGAACAGGCCGACGACCTGCTCGGCCTCGTTCGCGCGCATGAGGCCATGATCGACGAAGACGCAGGTCAGCTGCTCGCCGATCGCTTCGTGGATGAGGACGGCCGCGACCGCGCTGTCGACGCCGCCGGACAGGCCGCAAATGACCTTGCCGTCACCGACCTGTTCGCGGATCGCCTTGATCTGCTGGTCCTTGTAGGCAGCCATGGTCCAATCGCCAGGCAGCGCGCAGACATGGCGCACGAAATTGGCGATGAGCTTGGCGCCGTCGGGCGTATGCACCACTTCGGGGTGGAACTGGGTGCCGTAATATTTGCGGCTCTCATCGGCGATGACGGCAAAGGGCGCGCCATCGCTTTCCGCGACGATTTCGAAGCCTTCGGCGAACTGCGTCACCTTGTCGCCGTGGCTCATCCATACCTGGTGGCGCTCGCCCACTTCCCACAGGCCGTCGAACAGGGCGCATTCTTTTGTGACGGTGAGGTAGGCGCGGCCGAACTCGCCGCCCTCGCCGGTCTCGTGACCGGGGCGAACCTCGCCGCCAAGCTGGTGGCTCATCACCTGCTGGCCATAGCAGATGCCGAGGATGGGCAGGCCGCTGTCGAACAGCATTTGCGGGGCGCGGGGAGACCCCTCTTCGGGGACGCTGGCGGGGCTTCCGGACAGGATGATGCCTGCGGGCTTCAAGCGGTCGAACGCCTCTTCGGCCATGGTGAAGGGAGCGATCTCGCAATAGACGCCGGCCTCGCGGACGCGGCGGGCGATGAGCTGGGTCACCTGGCTCCCGAAATCGACGATTAGGATGGTGCCGCCATGATCCACGCTATCGCTCATTGCCCTCGCTGCCTGTCTGCCATTGCCTTGCGAGAAGCGCCTAGCCGACAAGGCCGCGCGCCGCAACGCCGGTCGAGCGCATGCGAAATCCTCACCGAAACGGACCCAGTTTGGCAGGCAAGGCGGCGGCCATGCTGCTAGGGCGATTTCCGTCACCTCGACAGAGCTCCACCCCCGCCGCCGACCGTGCGCGTATTCCACGCGGTCGGCGGCACCGGCGGGGCCGATACGCGACGATGCAGGAGCATTTCACATGGCACGGATCATCATGGCCGACGATGACGAGGTGGTCACCTTCCTCGTTCGCTCGCTGCTCGAAGATGCGGGCCATATTGTCGGCGTGCTGCCGGATGGCGAGCGCGTTGCCGAGGTAATCCTCGCCAAGCAGCCGGACCTGCTCATCCTCGATTGCGGCATGCCTGGCAAATCGGGGCTCGAAGTGCTTCGCCAACTGCGCGCCGAGGGGATTGCACCGCGCATTCCGGTGCTCATCCTGACCAGTCGCCAGTCGGTCGCCGACAAGGCCATCGCTTACGAGGCCGGGGCCAACGACTATCTCATCAAGCCGTTCGACAGCGACGAATTGGTGGTGCGGGTCGAGGCATTGCTCGGCCTCGCGCGACGCCGCGCCTGACCCTCAACGAAAAAGGGCCGCAGGATTGCTCCCGCGGCCCTCTCTCTCGCGTCACTGTCGCTTAGTAGCGATAGCCATAGTTACGATAGCGACGATCGTCATAGCGATCGTTGCGGTCGACATCGGTATCGCGGATGCGACCATTATATTCGATCTCGCAATTCCAGTTGAGGTCGCCGCCTCGACGGTCGTAGCGATTGTAGCGGCTGTTGCGATCGTAGCGGCTGTAGCGGTCATAGCCGTAGACGTTGCGACCGCTGGTGGCGGTGCCATAGACCTTCCAGCCATAGCGCGTGCGTTCGACATGGGTGATGTCGGTCACCTGGCCGCCAGGGCCGTAACGGCCGCGATAGTCGCGCAGGATGCGCGCATCGACACGGCGGGCGCAGCGATCGACCGCTTCACGCTCGCCGCGAATACCGCGACGGTCATAGCGATCGTAGCGATCGCGGTAATAAGGCTGTCCGCCCAGAACTTCGCTCAGCACTGCGCCGACAATCCGTTCTGCGGCCCTGCCGTCGCGGTCATAGCCCTGCGCCTGCGCCGGGCTGGCCAATGCTGCACTCGCTGCGATCATGCCGGCGGCCGGCACTGCCATCTTCAGAAATTTCGCCATGGGGTTCTCTCCCAATCCTGTTCCATTGTTACACCGATGACCGGCACGGCGTCGCAGCGCGTCGATCTTCGCCAACAGGGGTAGGAAAGCGTGCATGCATTCATCCTGAACGTAGCTGTTGGCGGGGGTTCATCTTGGCCGAATGGCGGCGCGGTTCATCGTTAACGCATGCAGTCGTTTCGCCTACGAAACCTTACTTTTCCGCCATAAATGCCGGGTCGTCGCCTTGCCAATGTAACATGGTTTAGTCATCATGCCGGGGAAAGGGGCGAGTCGCATGAAGAGATTCCTATTCCCCGTGGCTCTGGCCACCGCAGCGCTGGGAGGCTGCGCGGGCCTCGACATACCCACCGATCCGCTGACGGCGAACCAATGGCATCTGGTCGCCATCGAGCGGCCCAGCCAGCCGACCGTCAACCTGTCGGGCCGGGCGCAGGACAGCCACTGGATCCGTTTCCGCCAGGGCGGCGATTTCAATGCCAGCCTCGACTGCAATACTGGCAATGGAGATTGGTATCGTCCGGGTTCGGGCGCATCGGGTGCGCGCGAAGGCCTGCTCGAAATCGGCGAGATTGCGTCGACCCGCGCCCTTTGCCCGTCGCCAAGCTATGGCGAGGAGATGGCCGCCGCGCTGCCGCTCGCGACCGCCTACGAGATTTACGACAATGATCGCACGCTCGTCGTGCGCACTCGTACCGCCAGCTACCGCTTTACCGCGCGCTGATTTGTTCAAGGCGCGACCTTTGATCGGAGTGATGCCAATCTAGTGACTTAAGGGAGACTGACATGAAAACCGTTGCCACCCGCACTCTCGCCTTGGGAGCTATTGCCTTGGTCGCAGTTCCGGCACCTGCAATTGCGGACCCAGCACGCCAGCTAGTCGATATCAACGGTATGTATGCCGGCCCAGGCGAACGTGCATTGCGTGATCGCGGTTTTGCCTTTGTCAGTCACGAACGGAACTCGCGGGGCTACGACTACAGCTATTGGTGGGACGAAGACGACGATGATTGCGTTCGCGTAGAGGAATATGACGGACGCGTTCAGTCGATCAGCGATGCCAGCGATCAAGATTGCGGTCACCATCTCAGTTCGGGGGTTGAAACGGCTCTCGGCGTCGCTGCGGGTGCAGCCATTCTCGGCGCAATCTTCGGAAGCAAAGGCCATGACGATGATCGGGATGAGAATCAGCGAAACTCTGATCGGGAATATGATCGCGGCTATACCGACGGCCTTCACAATGCATCATACCATAACCGAAGGGGGACGGATGAATATGCAAGCGGCTACCGGGCGGGTGTAACCCAGCGAAACGCCAATCTACGCCATCATGACCGCCGCGGTGGCTACTCAGATTATGCCGATTGGCGGGATCTTGTCGGCGCGCGCGCCACTGCGATCGACCAACTCAATAATCGCGGCTTCGAGCAAGTCGACAATTTCGTAAGCGGCAATGCCCGCTATTCGATCTGGTGGCGCGAGGGGTCCCGCCAATGCCTGCAGGTGATCACTGCCGACGGTCGCCTCGAGAATATCACCGACATCCGAACGCATCCGCGCTGTCGCTAAGGAGGCCGACATGAAGTCGATATTCTGCGCGCCTGCCTTCGCGCTGGCACTTGCCGCCTGCGGGGGTGATGCGGCCACCGACGAACCCGAGGCTCCAGCCGAAGAAGTCGCCGTCATCGGCGAGGATCTCGCACCCTTCGGCGACGGCTATCCCAACAGCGGCGATCCCTGCCTCCGCCTCGGCGAGAGCGAGGCGACCAGCAACTATCTCGACGATAGCGCGATCCTTGTCGGCTGTCCGACCGAGGCCGATGCCGAAGCGCTCGACGGCGAGATTGTCGGCAATGTCGGCGGCGTCCGCCTGGTCTCGGTCCCGACAGGCGATGCTAATGCCGGCATGGGCGAAGGCGGCCCGCCGATGGTCGAGGAAATGCCCGACCTTCCCGATCCCGAAACCGGCTACAATGCGACGGCAATGGTGCCCTGCGGCTTTGGCGGCGCGGCGCCAACGTCCAACTGCGATGCGGGCGTCAAGCGCAATTGGGGCGATGATGGCACCACGTTGGTCGAAGTTACCAAACCCGATGGCCGCAAACGGGCCATCTTCTTCCGCGGCACGACGCCTTATGGTGCCGACGGCGCACAGGCCGACGGTTCCGCCGGTTGGGACTTCGAAGTCAGCCGTGACGGCGACCAGGTGACGATCAATTACGGTCCGGAAACCTATATCGTCGTCGATGCCTTCGTCGAAGGCGGATAGGCCATGACCGGGGGGACTGGATCGAAGCGCTCGGGCGCGCAGCGCGTCCTGCTGGGCTTCGGCATCGTCTATGCGCTAGCCGGCCTGCTTGCGCTGATTGTCATCCCGGCCAGCGTCTATGGCTGGTTCGGGGTGGAGTCCGATCCGCTATCAGGCGTCTTTGCCCTGCTCCTCGCCCTGCCCTGGACCATCGCGCTCTACCTGATGGGAGATGTCGGCACGTGGGGAAGCCTTGCCTTCTGCACTGCCGCCATCGCCCTCAACATCTATCTCATCTGGCGCTTCTCGCGCCCGCGTCGGTAAAGGTAACGTAATGCGCATTCTGATTGCGGCAGCCGCCTTGCTTATTTCCACCCCCGCTCTTGCACAAGGAGCGAAGGTAACCTCGCCGATCGAACTGGCGCAGCGAGCCGACGACTTGAAGCCCGGCGAATGGGTTTGGGCGCCCGAGATCGCGCCCGAGGGGCCGGTCGTCGTCTATGTCGATCTCACCCGCCAACTGGCGGACGTGTATCGCAATGGTCTTCGGATCGGCGTCACGACCGTATCGACCGGCAAGCCTGGCCACGAGACCCCGACCGGCATCTTCAAGATCCTGCAAAAGGATCGGTGGCACCATTCCTCCACCTACAACAACGCGCCCATGTATTTTCAGCAGCGCCTCACGTGGGACGGCGTGGCGCTCCATGCCGGCGGCCTACCGGGCTATCCCGAGAGCCATGGCTGCGTGCACCTGCCCTACGAATTCGCCGAGGAATTGTTCGGCACGACCACGATGGGCGGCACGATCATCGTTCAGGGGCGCGCCGGCGCGCCGATAAAGCTCCGCGCCGCCGGCGTCCTTTCGCCCGCCACCGGGCAAGGCGAAGGCGAAGATTATCGCCCGCTGGGAAGTGCAGACTGGCGCTGGACCCCTGAAGTGGCTCCCGAAGGTCCGGTATCGATCGTCATCAGTTCGAGCGACAGACGCATGGTCGTCATGCGCAATGGCAAGGAGATCGGGCGAAGCATTGTCGACCTAGGCGGGCAGCACAGCGCCACCAAGCTCGCCACCCTTATCGTCGACGGTACGGGTCAATTTCATTGGTCGGTCATCCCTCTGCCCGGTCACGAGGGCGACGGCGGACATGCGCTCGATGCAACATTGCTCGAGCGAATGCGACTGCCCGAAGAATTCGAACGCCGGTTGAAGCCGGTGCTATCCGCAGGGATGCACGTGCTGGTTACCCCCGCCCCGATCCGGGCAGAAACGACCGGCGTCCCGATCACCGTTGCCGCAGCCAAACAGTAGGGAAATCAGATGGACATCGATATTCCGCACTTGTTCGCCACGATGGTCGTGCTTGCCGTCGCCATCTTGGTGTCGGACCACTTGGGCTGGAAAGAAAAGGGCAAGTTCAGCTGGAAGCTGTTTGCCCTGATCTTCGTCGCCATTCTCGCGCTCAACCTTGCCTGGCCTTACGCCGCCTGATCCTTATTCACCGCCCGCCATGTTGAGTGCGGGATCGGCGATCGGCACGTCGAGGCCGGTATGTTCGGCCAGGAAAGCGGCGACGTCGGCGGCTTCTTCGATGATCTTGTCGGTGGGCTTACCCGAACCGTGACCCGCGCGGGTCTCGATGCGGATGAGCAGCGGATCATCGCCAGGCCCGGCCACTTCCTGCAGCGCGGCGACATATTTGAAGCTGTGACCCGGCACGACGCGATCGTCCGTGTCCGCCGTTGTCACAAGAATCGCCGGATAGTCGGTCTCCGCCTCGACATTGTGATAGGGCGAGAAGGCAAGATTATAGCGCGCGTCGCGCTCCTGCTGCGGATAATTGTAATCATCCACCCAGTAGCGGCCCGCGGTGAAGCGGTCGAAGCGCAGCATATCCATTACACCCACGGCCGCATGGCCTGCATCGTAAAGGTCCGGGCGCTGGTTCATGCTGGCACCGATCAAGAGGCCGCCATTAGAGCGGCCCTCGATGGCGAGACCCTTGGGCGTGGTAACGCCATTGGCCTTGAGCCATTCGCCTGCTGCAGCGAAATCGTCGAACACATTCTGCTTGTTGAAGCGGCGCCCGCCATCATGCCACGCCTTGCCATATTCGCCGCCGCCACGAATGTTGGCGACCGCATAGGCACCGCCGGCATCGAGCCAGGCGAGGCGCACGGGATTGTAACCCGGCGTCACCGAAATGTTGAAGCCGCCATAGGCGTAGAGCAGGGTCGGAACCGGCCCCTCGACATCGGCGCGGCGGGTGATGAACATCGGCACGCGCGTGCCGTCCTTGCTCTCGTAGAAGACCTGTTCGGTGACATAGTCGCTGGGATCGAACGGCACGTCGGGCGCGGCCCAGACATTGCTGGTCCCGGTCGCCACGTCATAGCGGTAGATGGTCGTCGGCTGCGCAAAGCTGGAGAAGGCGTAGAAGGTCTCGCTCTTCTCCGGGCTGCCGCCGAAACCGCCCGCGCTGCCGATGCCCGGCAGGTCGACGGTGCGCACGAGATCGCCGTCCATGTCATAGACGCGCGCTTCCGATTTCACGTCCACCAAATAGTTGGCGATGAGGTGGCCGCCGACATGGCTGACGCCGCTTAGCACCGCTTCATCCTCAGCGATCACCCATTCGCGGGCAAGGTCGGGATCGGCAATGTCGACCTTGAATACGCCGCCGCGCAGCGCGTCGCGATTGGTCGCGAAATAGAAAGTGGTGCCGGCATTGCCGACATAGCTCGTCTCATAGTCGACGCCCGGCTCGATCACGATCGGCATGCCGTCGCCCTCAAGGTCGATTACAGCGGTTTCCCAGCCGTCCGTGCCCGTCGAAGATGAAGTGACGAGATAGCGCCCGTCATCGCTGACGCTCGCGGTATTGTTGAGATCAGGATTGTCGGGGCGCGCGAAGACCAGCTTGTCCTCGCTCTGGTCGGTGCCGAGCGCGTGGAAATAGACCGCCTGGTCGGTGTTGAGCCCGGTGAATTTGCCGCCTTCCTCGGTGGCGGGAAAACGGCTGTAGTAGAAGCCCGACCCGTCCTTGGCCCAGGATAGACCCGAAAACTTTACCCACTCGATGCTGTCGGACAGCTTCTCGCCGGTCGCGACATCGAGCACTTCGATGGTGCGCCAGTCGGAGCCGCCATCCTGGATGAAGTAGGCAAGCTTGCTGCCATCGTCGCTGGCGACCGAGCCGGCCAGCGCGGTGGCGCCGTCTTCGGACCAGCCATTGGGGTCGATGAGGACGCGCTCACCGCCGTCCATGCCGTCGCGGACATAGAGCACCGACTGTGGCTGCAACCCGTCATTCTTGGAGTAGAAATAGCGTCCGCCCTTCTCGCTCGGCGCGCCGATCCGCTCGTAATCGTAAAGCGCAGTCATGCGCTGCTTGAAATAATTGCGCTGTGGCAGCGTCTCCAGATAGTCGAAGGTCAGCTCGTTCTGCGCCTCGACCCAGGCCGCGACTGCCGGTTCTTCACGGACATCGGCCTCGAGCCAGCGATAAGGATCCTCCACGCTCAGCGAGCCGACCTGGTAGGTCACGTCCTGCCGCACCGTGTCGGGATAGGCCATCGTCATTTCGGGCTCTCCGGTCGTCATGGCGGGTTCGTCATAGGCGGTGGTGCAGGCCGTGCTGGCGAGCAGGATGGCGGTCAGGGCGGCAAGGCGCATGGTCATTCTCCGTACGGATGCAAAATCGCGCAATGGATGGCCCCTCGCCCGGGTCTTGTCCAGTCGCGACGACGCTTGGTCGAAGCGTGATTGCTCCTGCGGGCGCCCTCGCTAGGTCGGTCGCGACGGATCGCAAGACATGGAGAAGTTCACAATGGTTCTCGGCCTCGTCGCCCTTGCCCTTATCCAATCCACGCCGATCGACGGCGCCCGGCTCCACGAAGGCGAGCAGTGTTTTGCCATCCATGCCGGCGGCAATCGCATCGGCACGGCGCGCCATGTCATCGAGCGTAGCGACGTGGATGGCGACCCTTATTGGACCATCACCGCCACGCAGCGGATCGACGCCAACAATTTCGAAATGCAGGACGTCGCGATCCTCGATGGCGCGACGCTCCAGCCGCTGCGCCTCGACAATAGCCGCAATGGCGAAGCCTATGCGACGCTCGTCTATGGCGATGGCATGGTCTCGCGCACCATGGCGGCCTCGCCCGCGACGAGCGAAGAGATCGAGATCGACCCGGCCGCGCTCGATGCGAATATCTGGGGACCGCTGCTGTCGGCGATCGACCTCGAACCCGGCATGAAACTCGACCTGCCCGCCTTCCACTATGAGCGGGGCGAAACGCGTTTCCTCATCGAGGTGCAGGGCGAGGAAGTGGTCGAGACGCCGACCGGCGCACGCGAGGCCTGGCTCGTCTCGATCGGCCATCCCGACACTGGCGGGGTCACCTACTGGATCGCCAAGGATGACGGGACCGAACTCGGCATCCCCGGCGAACGGTTCGGCCAGACCCTGCTCGAAAGCTGCCCTGTCGTCGAATAGGCCCCGCCTAAAACAAGAAGGGCGCGCCTGCCGTCATGGCAAGCGCGCCCTCTTTGTTCATTCTGGCAACGTGCCGGGGGCTTAGGCCTCCAGTTCGTCGTCCATATCGACCGGACCCGAATCCTGGCCCTTGGCGTCGACGTCGCGATCGACGAGTTCGATGACGCCCATGGTCGCAGCGTCCGACGCGCGGATGCCGGCCTTAATGACGCGGGTGTAACCGCCGTCACGATCGGCATAGCGCTCGGCGAGCACGTCGAAGAGCTTCTTGAGCTGCGTGTCGTCCATCAGCTTGGCGTGCGCGAGACGACGGTTCGAAAGACCGCCCTTCTTGGCAAGCGTGATCAGCTTTTCGACATAGGGACGCAGTTCCTTCGCCTTCGGCAGGGTCGTCTTGATCTGCTCATGCTTGATCAGCGAGGCTGCCATGTTGCGAAGCATGGCCTGACGGTGCGAGGAGGTGCGGTTGAGTTTACGATGGCCAACGCGATGGCGCATAATCTTTTCTCCGTTCGTATGGAGCCCGTATTAGGTAGCTCCAGCCTGGCCGATGCTTTCGGGGGAACGGCCTTGCCCCAACAAAAAATCCGGCCGAGCGAGGCCCGCCGAACTTGCCCGCGCCTAAAAGGGGATTTTGCCCGCCAAGTCAAGGGCAAAGCATATCTGCCGCCGGCCGCCCTGACACAATAGAAACATTGTCGCGCGTACGCCGACATTCGCCTGCGACAGGGCCGGTTCATCTTCAGCCTCGAACAAGGAGGAAGAGATGACCCCGTTGCAGATTGCCCACGTCCAGAACAGCTTCGACAGGATCGCCGTCGACGCACCCCATTTTTCGGCGCTTTTCTATGCGCGGTTGTTCGCGCTGAACCCGCAGCTGCGCCGTCTGTTTGCAAGCGATATGGGGCACCAGGAACAGCGGCTCATGGAGATGATCCAGCTGGTCGTGAATTCGCTGGATTCCTTCGGCGGCCTCGTACCCGTGCTACGTGCCTTGGGCGAGCGGCACCAGGATTATGGTGTTGCGCCACGCGACTATGACACGGTCGGATCGGCCCTGCTGTGGAGCCTCGACAAGGTGCTAGGCACCGGCTTTAGCCGCGAGGTGAAGCTGGCTTGGATCGCCGCCTATACGATCATGTCGACGACCATGCTCGAAGGCGCCCGCCGCCGCGCTGCCGCAGCCTAGAAAAAGCTTTCGATCAGCGCGCGCAGCCGTCCGCGCGAGAAAGGTTTTTCGAGGACCGGCAGGTCGACGTCGGACAAGAAGCGCGTCGCCGACGGCCCCAATATATCGCCCGTGACCACGCCGAAACGCTTGGCATATTCGGGCCTGTTCTCCTCGATCCAGCGATAGAATGCAGGGCCGTCCACGTCGGGCATGCGCAGGTCCGACAGGATCAGGTCGAACGCCCCGCCTTCCTCCAGCGTGGCGATCGCCTGCGCGCCGCCGACCGCAATCTCGACCTGCATCCCTTCGCGTTCGAGCATGCGTTTCAACGTGCCCGCCAATTCCTCCTCGTCATCGACGACCAGGACGCGCTTGCCGCCCTCGACCGGCGTTGGCGTCGGTGTCACCTCTTCCACCCGTTCTTCCCCTTCTCCGATCGGCAATTCGAGCCGGAAATGCGCGCCCGCCTCGCTGGGCTCCAGCGATAAGGCACCGCCATGCGCCTCGGCGATGCCATGGCTGAAGCTGAGGCCGATGCCGGTGCCGGACCCTACCGACTTGGTCGT contains:
- a CDS encoding DUF3108 domain-containing protein encodes the protein MEKFTMVLGLVALALIQSTPIDGARLHEGEQCFAIHAGGNRIGTARHVIERSDVDGDPYWTITATQRIDANNFEMQDVAILDGATLQPLRLDNSRNGEAYATLVYGDGMVSRTMAASPATSEEIEIDPAALDANIWGPLLSAIDLEPGMKLDLPAFHYERGETRFLIEVQGEEVVETPTGAREAWLVSIGHPDTGGVTYWIAKDDGTELGIPGERFGQTLLESCPVVE
- a CDS encoding response regulator transcription factor — its product is MARIIMADDDEVVTFLVRSLLEDAGHIVGVLPDGERVAEVILAKQPDLLILDCGMPGKSGLEVLRQLRAEGIAPRIPVLILTSRQSVADKAIAYEAGANDYLIKPFDSDELVVRVEALLGLARRRA
- a CDS encoding prolyl oligopeptidase family serine peptidase, with the protein product MRLAALTAILLASTACTTAYDEPAMTTGEPEMTMAYPDTVRQDVTYQVGSLSVEDPYRWLEADVREEPAVAAWVEAQNELTFDYLETLPQRNYFKQRMTALYDYERIGAPSEKGGRYFYSKNDGLQPQSVLYVRDGMDGGERVLIDPNGWSEDGATALAGSVASDDGSKLAYFIQDGGSDWRTIEVLDVATGEKLSDSIEWVKFSGLSWAKDGSGFYYSRFPATEEGGKFTGLNTDQAVYFHALGTDQSEDKLVFARPDNPDLNNTASVSDDGRYLVTSSSTGTDGWETAVIDLEGDGMPIVIEPGVDYETSYVGNAGTTFYFATNRDALRGGVFKVDIADPDLAREWVIAEDEAVLSGVSHVGGHLIANYLVDVKSEARVYDMDGDLVRTVDLPGIGSAGGFGGSPEKSETFYAFSSFAQPTTIYRYDVATGTSNVWAAPDVPFDPSDYVTEQVFYESKDGTRVPMFITRRADVEGPVPTLLYAYGGFNISVTPGYNPVRLAWLDAGGAYAVANIRGGGEYGKAWHDGGRRFNKQNVFDDFAAAGEWLKANGVTTPKGLAIEGRSNGGLLIGASMNQRPDLYDAGHAAVGVMDMLRFDRFTAGRYWVDDYNYPQQERDARYNLAFSPYHNVEAETDYPAILVTTADTDDRVVPGHSFKYVAALQEVAGPGDDPLLIRIETRAGHGSGKPTDKIIEEAADVAAFLAEHTGLDVPIADPALNMAGGE
- a CDS encoding META domain-containing protein gives rise to the protein MKRFLFPVALATAALGGCAGLDIPTDPLTANQWHLVAIERPSQPTVNLSGRAQDSHWIRFRQGGDFNASLDCNTGNGDWYRPGSGASGAREGLLEIGEIASTRALCPSPSYGEEMAAALPLATAYEIYDNDRTLVVRTRTASYRFTAR
- a CDS encoding globin family protein, encoding MTPLQIAHVQNSFDRIAVDAPHFSALFYARLFALNPQLRRLFASDMGHQEQRLMEMIQLVVNSLDSFGGLVPVLRALGERHQDYGVAPRDYDTVGSALLWSLDKVLGTGFSREVKLAWIAAYTIMSTTMLEGARRRAAAA
- a CDS encoding L,D-transpeptidase family protein — protein: MRILIAAAALLISTPALAQGAKVTSPIELAQRADDLKPGEWVWAPEIAPEGPVVVYVDLTRQLADVYRNGLRIGVTTVSTGKPGHETPTGIFKILQKDRWHHSSTYNNAPMYFQQRLTWDGVALHAGGLPGYPESHGCVHLPYEFAEELFGTTTMGGTIIVQGRAGAPIKLRAAGVLSPATGQGEGEDYRPLGSADWRWTPEVAPEGPVSIVISSSDRRMVVMRNGKEIGRSIVDLGGQHSATKLATLIVDGTGQFHWSVIPLPGHEGDGGHALDATLLERMRLPEEFERRLKPVLSAGMHVLVTPAPIRAETTGVPITVAAAKQ
- the rplQ gene encoding 50S ribosomal protein L17, with the protein product MRHRVGHRKLNRTSSHRQAMLRNMAASLIKHEQIKTTLPKAKELRPYVEKLITLAKKGGLSNRRLAHAKLMDDTQLKKLFDVLAERYADRDGGYTRVIKAGIRASDAATMGVIELVDRDVDAKGQDSGPVDMDDELEA
- the guaA gene encoding glutamine-hydrolyzing GMP synthase, yielding MSDSVDHGGTILIVDFGSQVTQLIARRVREAGVYCEIAPFTMAEEAFDRLKPAGIILSGSPASVPEEGSPRAPQMLFDSGLPILGICYGQQVMSHQLGGEVRPGHETGEGGEFGRAYLTVTKECALFDGLWEVGERHQVWMSHGDKVTQFAEGFEIVAESDGAPFAVIADESRKYYGTQFHPEVVHTPDGAKLIANFVRHVCALPGDWTMAAYKDQQIKAIREQVGDGKVICGLSGGVDSAVAAVLIHEAIGEQLTCVFVDHGLMRANEAEQVVGLFRGHYNIPLVHVDAEEQFLGGLEGVTDPEKKRKFIGGAFIDIFEKEAKAIGGADFLAQGTLYPDVIESVSFTGGPSVTIKSHHNVGGLPERMNMKLVEPLRELFKDEVRELGRELGLPDAFVGRHPFPGPGLAIRIPGEVTKERCDILRKADAIYLDEIRKAGLYDAIWQAFAVLLPVRTVGVMGDARTYDSVCGLRAVTSVDGMTADVYPFESQFLQNVATRIINEVQGINRVVYDYTSKPPGTIEWE